One part of the Arabidopsis thaliana chromosome 1 sequence genome encodes these proteins:
- a CDS encoding Disease resistance protein (TIR-NBS-LRR class) family, with translation MKCKEEFSQIVIPIFYRVDPSDVKKLTGNFGNVFKNNCVGKTNEVIRKWRQALAKMGTTTGYDSRNWDNEATMIENIATDISNMLNYSTPSRDFDGLIGMRAHMKVMEPMLCLHSDEVRMIGIWGPSGIGKTTIARILFSQFSDSFELSVFMENVKELMYTRPVCSDEYSAKLHLQKQFMSQIINHKDIEIPHLGVVEDRLKDKKVFIVLDNIDQSIQLDAIAKESRWFGHGSRIIITTQDRKLLKAHDGINHIYNVNFPSAYEACQIFCMYAFGQKFPKDGFEELAWEVAKLLGGLPLGLRVMGSHFRGMSKHEWINALPRLRTRLDANIQSILKFSYNALCEEDKDLFLYIACLFNNKRIEKVEEHLAEKSLNVKQGLHVLTEKSLISIEGGRIKMHNLLEQLGKEIVRHGLGHQPIREPGKRQFLVDTRDICELLTNDTGSKSVIGIHFYSSELSSELNISERAFEGMPNLKFLRFYYRYGDESDKLYLPQGLNYLSQKLKILEWDHFPLTCMPSNFCTEYLVELNMRFSKLHKLWEGNRPLANLNWMYLNHSKILKELPDLSTATNLQELFLVKCSSLVELPSSIGKATNLQKLYLNMCTSLVELPSSIGNLHKLQKLTLNGCSKLEVLPANINLESLDELDLTDCLVLKRFPEISTNIKVLKLLRTTIKEVPSSIKSWPRLRDLELSYNQNLKGFMHALDIITTMYFNDIEMQEIPLWVKKISRLQTLILNGCKKLVSLPQLPDSLSYLKVVNCESLERLDCSFHNPKMSLGFINCLKLNKEAKELIIQITTKCTVLPGREVPVYFTHRTKNGSSLRVNLNRRPLSTASRFKACILLVNKYCKENEVKEVFGRKMMKASYCIIDLGLDVQCRPTHHFLPPSLTEHLYIFDFEADVTSNELFCDFQVDSNEMVIKECGIIQL, from the exons ATGAAATGCAAAGAAGAATTTAGTCAAATAGTGATCCCCATTTTCTATAGAGTGGATCCATCCGATGTTAAGAAGCTCACAGGAAATTTTGGGAATGTCTTCAAAAATAATTGTGTTGGTAAAACTAATGAGGTTATAAGGAAATGGAGACAAGCTCTGGCAAAAATGGGAACAACCACTGGTTACGATTCTCGCAACTG GGATAATGAAGCGACCATGATTGAAAACATTGCCACTGATATTTCGAATATGCTGAATTATTCTACGCCATCACGTGATTTTGACGGTTTAATTGGGATGAGAGCTCATATGAAAGTAATGGAACCGATGTTATGCCTACACTCCGATGAAGTGAGGATGATTGGAATTTGGGGTCCTTCTGGGATCGGGAAAACTACCATTGCTAGAATCTTATTTAGCCAATTTAGCGACAGTTTTGAATTGAGTGTCTTTATGGAGAATGTTAAGGAGTTAATGTATACAAGACCGGTGTGTTCTGATGAATACAGTGCAAAGTTACACTTACAGAAACAGTTCATGTCCCAGATTATCAACCACAAAGATATCGAGATTCCTCACCTAGGAGTTGTAGAAGATAGATTGAAAGACAAGAAAGTGTTTATTGTTCTTGATAATATCGACCAGTCAATACAACTAGATGCTATTGCAAAAGAAAGTCGATGGTTTGGTCATGGAAGTCGGATTATCATCACAACACAAGACCGGAAACTTTTGAAGGCACATGATGGCATCAACCATATTTACAACGTAAATTTTCCATCAGCATATGAAGCTTGccaaatattttgtatgtatgCTTTTGGACAAAAATTTCCTAAAGATGGTTTCGAAGAGCTTGCATGGGAAGTTGCAAAACTTTTAGGTGGACTACCATTGGGTTTAAGAGTTATGGGCTCTCATTTTCGGGGAATGTCTAAACATGAGTGGATAAATGCCCTACCGAGGTTAAGGACTCGCCTTGATGCCAATATTCAAAGCATCTTAAAGTTTAGTTACAATGCCTTgtgtgaagaagataaagacttatttctttatatagcATGCCTTTTCAACAATAAAAGGATTGAAAAAGTGGAAGAGCATCTTGCAGAGAAGTCCCTGAATGTGAAGCAAGGACTTCACGTTTTAACTGAAAAATCTCTCATATCTATTGAAGGGGGAAGAATAAAGATGCATAATTTGCTAGAACAATTGGGTAAAGAAATTGTTCGTCATGGGCTCGGGCATCAACCCATTCGTGAACCTGGGAAACGTCAATTTTTGGTTGATACTAGAGATATTTGTGAACTACTCACTAATGACACG GGTAGTAAAAGTGTTATAGGCATACATTTCTACTCATCCGAGCTCTCAAGCGAATTAAATATAAGTGAGAGAGCTTTTGAAGGAATGCCTAACCTTAAATTCTTAAGATTCTACTACCGCTATGGTGACGAGAGTGATAAATTGTACTTACCACAAGGTTTGAATTATCTAtctcaaaaacttaaaatactAGAATGGGATCATTTTCCGTTGACATGTATGCCTTCCAATTTTTGTACGGAGTACCTTGTTGAACTAAACATGCGGTTCAGCAAACTTCATAAGCTGTGGGAAGGAAACCGG ccGCTTGCAAACCTTAActggatgtatttgaatcattCGAAAATCCTAAAGGAGCTACCTGATCTCTCAACAGCCACGAACCTTCAAGAACTATTTCTCGTTAAATGCTCAAGTTTGGTGGAGCTCCCATCCTCTATCGGAAAAGCCACTAATCTCCAGAAACTGTATCTTAATATGTGCACGAGTTTGGTGGAGCTGCCCTCTTCTATTGGGAACCTTCATAAGTTACAAAAATTGACTTTGAATGGATGCTCAAAGCTAGAGGTTCTTCCAGCTAACATCAACTTGGAATCTCTTGATGAACTTGATCTCACTGATTGCTTGGTGTTGAAAAGATTTCCTGAGATCTCTACAAACATTAAAGTTCTCAAGCTCTTAAGAACTACAATAAAAGAAGTCCCTTCGTCAATTAAGTCATGGCCTCGTCTTCGCGATTTGGAATTGTCATACAATCAAAACCTCAAAGGATTCATGCATGCTCTTGATATCATCACGACGATGTACTTTAACGATATAGAAATGCAAGAAATTCCTTTGTGGGTCAAGAAAATCTCTAGGCTTCAGACACTTATACTCAACGGATGTAAGAAGCTGGTATCACTCCCACAGCTTCCGGATTCCTTATCATACCTAAAGGTAGTAAACTGTGAGTCACTGGAGAGACTTGATTGCTCATTTCATAATCCAAAGATGTCTCTTGGGTTTATTAACTGCCTCAAACTGAATAAAGAAGCAAAGGAACTCATCATCCAGATTACAACAAAGTGTACAGTCTTACCCGGTAGAGAGGTGCCAGTGTACTTCACTCATCGAACTAAAAATGGAAGTTCCTTGAGAGTAAATTTGAATCGAAGGCCTCTTTCTACAGCCTCGAGATTTAAGGCTTGCATCTTGCTGGTTAATAAATATTGCAAGGAGAATGAGGTGAAAGAGGTGTTTGGTAGAAAAATGATGAAGGCATCTTACTGCATCATAGATCTTGGTCTTGATGTTCAGTGCAGACCTACACACCACTTTCTACCTCCCTCTTTAACTGAGCATTTGTACATCTTTGACTTTGAAGCAGATGTGACATCCAACGAGCTTTTCTGTGACTTCCAAGTCGACAGTAACGAAATGGTTATAAAAGAATGTGGGATAATCCAACTTTAA
- a CDS encoding Disease resistance protein (TIR-NBS-LRR class) family (Disease resistance protein (TIR-NBS-LRR class) family; FUNCTIONS IN: transmembrane receptor activity, nucleoside-triphosphatase activity, nucleotide binding, ATP binding; INVOLVED IN: signal transduction, defense response, apoptosis, innate immune response; LOCATED IN: intrinsic to membrane; EXPRESSED IN: 8 plant structures; EXPRESSED DURING: LP.04 four leaves visible, 4 anthesis, LP.02 two leaves visible, petal differentiation and expansion stage, D bilateral stage; CONTAINS InterPro DOMAIN/s: ATPase, AAA+ type, core (InterPro:IPR003593), NB-ARC (InterPro:IPR002182), Toll-Interleukin receptor (InterPro:IPR000157), Disease resistance protein (InterPro:IPR000767); BEST Arabidopsis thaliana protein match is: Disease resistance protein (TIR-NBS-LRR class) family (TAIR:AT5G38340.1); Has 26846 Blast hits to 18519 proteins in 671 species: Archae - 18; Bacteria - 1504; Metazoa - 2889; Fungi - 149; Plants - 21378; Viruses - 2; Other Eukaryotes - 906 (source: NCBI BLink).), with protein MTSMIASRQQSQRSCPICATPFPSSSSSHKWTHQVFPSFRGEDVRRGFLSHIHKEFQRKGITPFIDNEIKRGESIGLEIIHAIRESKIAIVLLSRNYASSSWCLDELVEIMKCKEEFSQIVIPIFYRVDPSDVKKLTGNFGNVFKNNCVGKTNEVIRKWRQALAKMGTTTGYDSRNWDNEATMIENIATDISNMLNYSTPSRDFDGLIGMRAHMKVMEPMLCLHSDEVRMIGIWGPSGIGKTTIARILFSQFSDSFELSVFMENVKELMYTRPVCSDEYSAKLHLQKQFMSQIINHKDIEIPHLGVVEDRLKDKKVFIVLDNIDQSIQLDAIAKESRWFGHGSRIIITTQDRKLLKAHDGINHIYNVNFPSAYEACQIFCMYAFGQKFPKDGFEELAWEVAKLLGGLPLGLRVMGSHFRGMSKHEWINALPRLRTRLDANIQSILKFSYNALCEEDKDLFLYIACLFNNKRIEKVEEHLAEKSLNVKQGLHVLTEKSLISIEGGRIKMHNLLEQLGKEIVRHGLGHQPIREPGKRQFLVDTRDICELLTNDTGSKSVIGIHFYSSELSSELNISERAFEGMPNLKFLRFYYRYGDESDKLYLPQGLNYLSQKLKILEWDHFPLTCMPSNFCTEYLVELNMRFSKLHKLWEGNRPLANLNWMYLNHSKILKELPDLSTATNLQELFLVKCSSLVELPSSIGKATNLQKLYLNMCTSLVELPSSIGNLHKLQKLTLNGCSKLEVLPANINLESLDELDLTDCLVLKRFPEISTNIKVLKLLRTTIKEVPSSIKSWPRLRDLELSYNQNLKGFMHALDIITTMYFNDIEMQEIPLWVKKISRLQTLILNGCKKLVSLPQLPDSLSYLKVVNCESLERLDCSFHNPKMSLGFINCLKLNKEAKELIIQITTKCTVLPGREVPVYFTHRTKNGSSLRVNLNRRPLSTASRFKACILLVNKYCKENEVKEVFGRKMMKASYCIIDLGLDVQCRPTHHFLPPSLTEHLYIFDFEADVTSNELFCDFQVDSNEMVIKECGIIQL; from the exons ATGACATCCATGATAGCTTCTCGCCAACAGAGTCAACGCTCCTGTCCAATATGCGCAACACCTT ttccttcatcatcttcgtccCACAAGTGGACACATCAAGTCTTTCCAAGCTTCCGTGGGGAAGATGTACGTAGAGGTTTTCTCAGTCATATTCACAAGGAGTTTCAAAGAAAGGGAATTACACCATTCATTGATAATGAGATCAAGAGAGGAGAATCCATTGGTCTTGAAATCATACATGCGATTAGAGAATCTAAGATCGCGATTGTCTTGCTCTCTAGGAACTATGCTTCTTCATCTTGGTGTCTTGACGAGTTGGTGGAGATCATGAAATGCAAAGAAGAATTTAGTCAAATAGTGATCCCCATTTTCTATAGAGTGGATCCATCCGATGTTAAGAAGCTCACAGGAAATTTTGGGAATGTCTTCAAAAATAATTGTGTTGGTAAAACTAATGAGGTTATAAGGAAATGGAGACAAGCTCTGGCAAAAATGGGAACAACCACTGGTTACGATTCTCGCAACTG GGATAATGAAGCGACCATGATTGAAAACATTGCCACTGATATTTCGAATATGCTGAATTATTCTACGCCATCACGTGATTTTGACGGTTTAATTGGGATGAGAGCTCATATGAAAGTAATGGAACCGATGTTATGCCTACACTCCGATGAAGTGAGGATGATTGGAATTTGGGGTCCTTCTGGGATCGGGAAAACTACCATTGCTAGAATCTTATTTAGCCAATTTAGCGACAGTTTTGAATTGAGTGTCTTTATGGAGAATGTTAAGGAGTTAATGTATACAAGACCGGTGTGTTCTGATGAATACAGTGCAAAGTTACACTTACAGAAACAGTTCATGTCCCAGATTATCAACCACAAAGATATCGAGATTCCTCACCTAGGAGTTGTAGAAGATAGATTGAAAGACAAGAAAGTGTTTATTGTTCTTGATAATATCGACCAGTCAATACAACTAGATGCTATTGCAAAAGAAAGTCGATGGTTTGGTCATGGAAGTCGGATTATCATCACAACACAAGACCGGAAACTTTTGAAGGCACATGATGGCATCAACCATATTTACAACGTAAATTTTCCATCAGCATATGAAGCTTGccaaatattttgtatgtatgCTTTTGGACAAAAATTTCCTAAAGATGGTTTCGAAGAGCTTGCATGGGAAGTTGCAAAACTTTTAGGTGGACTACCATTGGGTTTAAGAGTTATGGGCTCTCATTTTCGGGGAATGTCTAAACATGAGTGGATAAATGCCCTACCGAGGTTAAGGACTCGCCTTGATGCCAATATTCAAAGCATCTTAAAGTTTAGTTACAATGCCTTgtgtgaagaagataaagacttatttctttatatagcATGCCTTTTCAACAATAAAAGGATTGAAAAAGTGGAAGAGCATCTTGCAGAGAAGTCCCTGAATGTGAAGCAAGGACTTCACGTTTTAACTGAAAAATCTCTCATATCTATTGAAGGGGGAAGAATAAAGATGCATAATTTGCTAGAACAATTGGGTAAAGAAATTGTTCGTCATGGGCTCGGGCATCAACCCATTCGTGAACCTGGGAAACGTCAATTTTTGGTTGATACTAGAGATATTTGTGAACTACTCACTAATGACACG GGTAGTAAAAGTGTTATAGGCATACATTTCTACTCATCCGAGCTCTCAAGCGAATTAAATATAAGTGAGAGAGCTTTTGAAGGAATGCCTAACCTTAAATTCTTAAGATTCTACTACCGCTATGGTGACGAGAGTGATAAATTGTACTTACCACAAGGTTTGAATTATCTAtctcaaaaacttaaaatactAGAATGGGATCATTTTCCGTTGACATGTATGCCTTCCAATTTTTGTACGGAGTACCTTGTTGAACTAAACATGCGGTTCAGCAAACTTCATAAGCTGTGGGAAGGAAACCGG ccGCTTGCAAACCTTAActggatgtatttgaatcattCGAAAATCCTAAAGGAGCTACCTGATCTCTCAACAGCCACGAACCTTCAAGAACTATTTCTCGTTAAATGCTCAAGTTTGGTGGAGCTCCCATCCTCTATCGGAAAAGCCACTAATCTCCAGAAACTGTATCTTAATATGTGCACGAGTTTGGTGGAGCTGCCCTCTTCTATTGGGAACCTTCATAAGTTACAAAAATTGACTTTGAATGGATGCTCAAAGCTAGAGGTTCTTCCAGCTAACATCAACTTGGAATCTCTTGATGAACTTGATCTCACTGATTGCTTGGTGTTGAAAAGATTTCCTGAGATCTCTACAAACATTAAAGTTCTCAAGCTCTTAAGAACTACAATAAAAGAAGTCCCTTCGTCAATTAAGTCATGGCCTCGTCTTCGCGATTTGGAATTGTCATACAATCAAAACCTCAAAGGATTCATGCATGCTCTTGATATCATCACGACGATGTACTTTAACGATATAGAAATGCAAGAAATTCCTTTGTGGGTCAAGAAAATCTCTAGGCTTCAGACACTTATACTCAACGGATGTAAGAAGCTGGTATCACTCCCACAGCTTCCGGATTCCTTATCATACCTAAAGGTAGTAAACTGTGAGTCACTGGAGAGACTTGATTGCTCATTTCATAATCCAAAGATGTCTCTTGGGTTTATTAACTGCCTCAAACTGAATAAAGAAGCAAAGGAACTCATCATCCAGATTACAACAAAGTGTACAGTCTTACCCGGTAGAGAGGTGCCAGTGTACTTCACTCATCGAACTAAAAATGGAAGTTCCTTGAGAGTAAATTTGAATCGAAGGCCTCTTTCTACAGCCTCGAGATTTAAGGCTTGCATCTTGCTGGTTAATAAATATTGCAAGGAGAATGAGGTGAAAGAGGTGTTTGGTAGAAAAATGATGAAGGCATCTTACTGCATCATAGATCTTGGTCTTGATGTTCAGTGCAGACCTACACACCACTTTCTACCTCCCTCTTTAACTGAGCATTTGTACATCTTTGACTTTGAAGCAGATGTGACATCCAACGAGCTTTTCTGTGACTTCCAAGTCGACAGTAACGAAATGGTTATAAAAGAATGTGGGATAATCCAACTTTAA
- a CDS encoding Disease resistance protein (TIR-NBS-LRR class) family (Disease resistance protein (TIR-NBS-LRR class) family; FUNCTIONS IN: transmembrane receptor activity, ATP binding; INVOLVED IN: signal transduction, apoptosis, defense response, innate immune response; LOCATED IN: intrinsic to membrane; EXPRESSED IN: 8 plant structures; EXPRESSED DURING: LP.04 four leaves visible, 4 anthesis, LP.02 two leaves visible, petal differentiation and expansion stage, D bilateral stage; CONTAINS InterPro DOMAIN/s: NB-ARC (InterPro:IPR002182), Toll-Interleukin receptor (InterPro:IPR000157), Disease resistance protein (InterPro:IPR000767); BEST Arabidopsis thaliana protein match is: Disease resistance protein (TIR-NBS-LRR class) family (TAIR:AT5G38340.1).), translated as MTSMIASRQQSQRSCPICATPYYNKILDSSTISSSSVPSSSSSHKWTHQVFPSFRGEDVRRGFLSHIHKEFQRKGITPFIDNEIKRGESIGLEIIHAIRESKIAIVLLSRNYASSSWCLDELVEIMKCKEEFSQIVIPIFYRVDPSDVKKLTGNFGNVFKNNCVGKTNEVIRKWRQALAKMGTTTGYDSRNWDNEATMIENIATDISNMLNYSTPSRDFDGLIGMRAHMKVMEPMLCLHSDEVRMIGIWGPSGIGKTTIARILFSQFSDSFELSVFMENVKELMYTRPVCSDEYSAKLHLQKQFMSQIINHKDIEIPHLGVVEDRLKDKKVFIVLDNIDQSIQLDAIAKESRWFGHGSRIIITTQDRKLLKAHDGINHIYNVNFPSAYEACQIFCMYAFGQKFPKDGFEELAWEVAKLLGGLPLGLRVMGSHFRGMSKHEWINALPRLRTRLDANIQSILKFSYNALCEEDKDLFLYIACLFNNKRIEKVEEHLAEKSLNVKQGLHVLTEKSLISIEGGRIKMHNLLEQLGKEIVRHGLGHQPIREPGKRQFLVDTRDICELLTNDTGSKSVIGIHFYSSELSSELNISERAFEGMPNLKFLRFYYRYGDESDKLYLPQGLNYLSQKLKILEWDHFPLTCMPSNFCTEYLVELNMRFSKLHKLWEGNRPLANLNWMYLNHSKILKELPDLSTATNLQELFLVKCSSLVELPSSIGKATNLQKLYLNMCTSLVELPSSIGNLHKLQKLTLNGCSKLEVLPANINLESLDELDLTDCLVLKRFPEISTNIKVLKLLRTTIKEVPSSIKSWPRLRDLELSYNQNLKGFMHALDIITTMYFNDIEMQEIPLWVKKISRLQTLILNGCKKLVSLPQLPDSLSYLKVVNCESLERLDCSFHNPKMSLGFINCLKLNKEAKELIIQITTKCTVLPGREVPVYFTHRTKNGSSLRVNLNRRPLSTASRFKACILLVNKYCKENEVKEVFGRKMMKASYCIIDLGLDVQCRPTHHFLPPSLTEHLYIFDFEADVTSNELFCDFQVDSNEMVIKECGIIQL; from the exons ATGACATCCATGATAGCTTCTCGCCAACAGAGTCAACGCTCCTGTCCAATATGCGCAACACCTT ATTACAACAAAATACTTGATTCTTCTactatatcttcttcatcagttccttcatcatcttcgtccCACAAGTGGACACATCAAGTCTTTCCAAGCTTCCGTGGGGAAGATGTACGTAGAGGTTTTCTCAGTCATATTCACAAGGAGTTTCAAAGAAAGGGAATTACACCATTCATTGATAATGAGATCAAGAGAGGAGAATCCATTGGTCTTGAAATCATACATGCGATTAGAGAATCTAAGATCGCGATTGTCTTGCTCTCTAGGAACTATGCTTCTTCATCTTGGTGTCTTGACGAGTTGGTGGAGATCATGAAATGCAAAGAAGAATTTAGTCAAATAGTGATCCCCATTTTCTATAGAGTGGATCCATCCGATGTTAAGAAGCTCACAGGAAATTTTGGGAATGTCTTCAAAAATAATTGTGTTGGTAAAACTAATGAGGTTATAAGGAAATGGAGACAAGCTCTGGCAAAAATGGGAACAACCACTGGTTACGATTCTCGCAACTG GGATAATGAAGCGACCATGATTGAAAACATTGCCACTGATATTTCGAATATGCTGAATTATTCTACGCCATCACGTGATTTTGACGGTTTAATTGGGATGAGAGCTCATATGAAAGTAATGGAACCGATGTTATGCCTACACTCCGATGAAGTGAGGATGATTGGAATTTGGGGTCCTTCTGGGATCGGGAAAACTACCATTGCTAGAATCTTATTTAGCCAATTTAGCGACAGTTTTGAATTGAGTGTCTTTATGGAGAATGTTAAGGAGTTAATGTATACAAGACCGGTGTGTTCTGATGAATACAGTGCAAAGTTACACTTACAGAAACAGTTCATGTCCCAGATTATCAACCACAAAGATATCGAGATTCCTCACCTAGGAGTTGTAGAAGATAGATTGAAAGACAAGAAAGTGTTTATTGTTCTTGATAATATCGACCAGTCAATACAACTAGATGCTATTGCAAAAGAAAGTCGATGGTTTGGTCATGGAAGTCGGATTATCATCACAACACAAGACCGGAAACTTTTGAAGGCACATGATGGCATCAACCATATTTACAACGTAAATTTTCCATCAGCATATGAAGCTTGccaaatattttgtatgtatgCTTTTGGACAAAAATTTCCTAAAGATGGTTTCGAAGAGCTTGCATGGGAAGTTGCAAAACTTTTAGGTGGACTACCATTGGGTTTAAGAGTTATGGGCTCTCATTTTCGGGGAATGTCTAAACATGAGTGGATAAATGCCCTACCGAGGTTAAGGACTCGCCTTGATGCCAATATTCAAAGCATCTTAAAGTTTAGTTACAATGCCTTgtgtgaagaagataaagacttatttctttatatagcATGCCTTTTCAACAATAAAAGGATTGAAAAAGTGGAAGAGCATCTTGCAGAGAAGTCCCTGAATGTGAAGCAAGGACTTCACGTTTTAACTGAAAAATCTCTCATATCTATTGAAGGGGGAAGAATAAAGATGCATAATTTGCTAGAACAATTGGGTAAAGAAATTGTTCGTCATGGGCTCGGGCATCAACCCATTCGTGAACCTGGGAAACGTCAATTTTTGGTTGATACTAGAGATATTTGTGAACTACTCACTAATGACACG GGTAGTAAAAGTGTTATAGGCATACATTTCTACTCATCCGAGCTCTCAAGCGAATTAAATATAAGTGAGAGAGCTTTTGAAGGAATGCCTAACCTTAAATTCTTAAGATTCTACTACCGCTATGGTGACGAGAGTGATAAATTGTACTTACCACAAGGTTTGAATTATCTAtctcaaaaacttaaaatactAGAATGGGATCATTTTCCGTTGACATGTATGCCTTCCAATTTTTGTACGGAGTACCTTGTTGAACTAAACATGCGGTTCAGCAAACTTCATAAGCTGTGGGAAGGAAACCGG ccGCTTGCAAACCTTAActggatgtatttgaatcattCGAAAATCCTAAAGGAGCTACCTGATCTCTCAACAGCCACGAACCTTCAAGAACTATTTCTCGTTAAATGCTCAAGTTTGGTGGAGCTCCCATCCTCTATCGGAAAAGCCACTAATCTCCAGAAACTGTATCTTAATATGTGCACGAGTTTGGTGGAGCTGCCCTCTTCTATTGGGAACCTTCATAAGTTACAAAAATTGACTTTGAATGGATGCTCAAAGCTAGAGGTTCTTCCAGCTAACATCAACTTGGAATCTCTTGATGAACTTGATCTCACTGATTGCTTGGTGTTGAAAAGATTTCCTGAGATCTCTACAAACATTAAAGTTCTCAAGCTCTTAAGAACTACAATAAAAGAAGTCCCTTCGTCAATTAAGTCATGGCCTCGTCTTCGCGATTTGGAATTGTCATACAATCAAAACCTCAAAGGATTCATGCATGCTCTTGATATCATCACGACGATGTACTTTAACGATATAGAAATGCAAGAAATTCCTTTGTGGGTCAAGAAAATCTCTAGGCTTCAGACACTTATACTCAACGGATGTAAGAAGCTGGTATCACTCCCACAGCTTCCGGATTCCTTATCATACCTAAAGGTAGTAAACTGTGAGTCACTGGAGAGACTTGATTGCTCATTTCATAATCCAAAGATGTCTCTTGGGTTTATTAACTGCCTCAAACTGAATAAAGAAGCAAAGGAACTCATCATCCAGATTACAACAAAGTGTACAGTCTTACCCGGTAGAGAGGTGCCAGTGTACTTCACTCATCGAACTAAAAATGGAAGTTCCTTGAGAGTAAATTTGAATCGAAGGCCTCTTTCTACAGCCTCGAGATTTAAGGCTTGCATCTTGCTGGTTAATAAATATTGCAAGGAGAATGAGGTGAAAGAGGTGTTTGGTAGAAAAATGATGAAGGCATCTTACTGCATCATAGATCTTGGTCTTGATGTTCAGTGCAGACCTACACACCACTTTCTACCTCCCTCTTTAACTGAGCATTTGTACATCTTTGACTTTGAAGCAGATGTGACATCCAACGAGCTTTTCTGTGACTTCCAAGTCGACAGTAACGAAATGGTTATAAAAGAATGTGGGATAATCCAACTTTAA
- a CDS encoding uncharacterized protein (unknown protein; FUNCTIONS IN: molecular_function unknown; INVOLVED IN: biological_process unknown; LOCATED IN: endomembrane system; Has 9 Blast hits to 9 proteins in 2 species: Archae - 0; Bacteria - 0; Metazoa - 0; Fungi - 0; Plants - 9; Viruses - 0; Other Eukaryotes - 0 (source: NCBI BLink).), whose amino-acid sequence MIMKKTTQAYLLLSLVHILLCLSFQIRAIRPLLAEPPSQILNPPPPSPVWPSPPCGTNIGSQVTAVGENSCRQIPRPPKTKKKKIPKPLKTKKKKISKPHAAVP is encoded by the exons atgataatgaaaaaaacaactcaAGCGTATCTTCTTCTAAGTTTAGTTCATATACTTCTATGTCTATCCTTTCAGATTCGTGCTATACGCCCTCTTCTAG CTGAGCCGCCAAGTCAAATCCTAAATCCACCACCACCCTCGCCCGTATGGCCCTCTCCACCATGTGGAACTAATATCGGGAGTCAAGTTACGGCAGTAGGAGAGAATTCTTGCAGACAAATTCCGAGGCctcctaaaaccaaaaagaagaaaattccAAAGCctcttaaaaccaaaaagaagaaaatctcaaAGCCTCATGCAGCAGTTCCGTGA